A single genomic interval of Pseudochaenichthys georgianus chromosome 3, fPseGeo1.2, whole genome shotgun sequence harbors:
- the mcee gene encoding methylmalonyl-CoA epimerase, mitochondrial gives MASAVLKVAVAGLSRCSALTLMRAHSTTAPLHQGLPGSLWKLGRLNHIAIAVPDMEKATALYRDVLGATVSDKVPLPEHGVYTVFVELGNTKLELLHPLGEKSPIAGFLQKNKSGGMHHICIEVDDIKAAIVDLKAKNIRTLSAEPRIGAHGKPVMFLHPKDCDGVLVELEEA, from the exons TGGCAGGTCTTTCCAGATGTTCTGCTCTCACACTCATGAGGGCACATTCAACGACAGCCCCCCTCCATCAGGGCCTACCTGGATCCCTGTGGAAGCTGGGGAGGCTGAACCACATCGCCATCGCTGTCCCTGACATGGAGAAGGCCACGGCTCTGTACCGGGACGTGCTCGGGGCCACAGTGAGTGACAAGGTGCCCCTGCCCGAGCATGGCGTTTACACAGTGTTTGTGGAGCTCGGAAACACAAAGCTGGAGCTTCTCCATCCTCTGGGGGAGAAGAGCCCGATCGCTGGCTTCCTACAGAAAAACAAGTCTGGAGGGATGCACCACATTTGTATCGAG GTAGACGATATCAAAGCTGCAATAGTGGACCTTAAAGCAAAGAACATCAGAACTCTGTCAGCAGAGCCGCGGATCGGCGCTCACGGTAAACCAGTGATGTTCCTCCACCCTAAAGACTGTGACGGTGTGCTGGTGGAGCTTGAAGAGGCGTGA